In the genome of Pusillimonas sp. T7-7, the window AGCAGCGCCAATCCCTTCTTTTTGGCGTCTGCGGCATTTCGACCCAGCACTTTTTCCTGGGCTATCGTCAGGTTCTGGAGCACCGAAAGATGAGGAAACAGCTCAAAGTGCTGAAACACCATGCCGATGCGGGTACGCAGCTCGGACAATTTCATTTCTCCGCTGTGTATGGACTTGCCCTTGAACAGGATATCGCCTTGCTGAAAGTCTTCCAGGCCATTGATCAGTTTGATGAGCGTGGATTTTCCGGATCCTGAAGGTCCGCAGAAGACCACGACTTCGCCATGCTTGACCGAGGCGCTGCAATTTTCCAGTGCCTGAAATTTGCCATACCATTTTGAAACGTTCTTTATTTCAATCATGTTGTGTCCTT includes:
- a CDS encoding amino acid ABC transporter ATP-binding protein → MIEIKNVSKWYGKFQALENCSASVKHGEVVVFCGPSGSGKSTLIKLINGLEDFQQGDILFKGKSIHSGEMKLSELRTRIGMVFQHFELFPHLSVLQNLTIAQEKVLGRNAADAKKKGLALLERVGLEAHSHKYPSQLSGGQQQRVAIARSLSMDPEVMLFDEPTSALDPEMINEVLAVMVELAQEGMTMVCVTHEMGFAKKVADKIVFMDAGSIVETDTTDAFFSAPKSDRARDFLEKVLP